AAAAAGAATCTTATGTCTGATAAAAACTTTATGCAAGAATTAGCTGAAAAACTAGGTAGTTCCATAAAAAAAAGGACAAAGGTAATATAAAATAAGTTGTTTACATAATATAAAACGGTGAAATTTATGGCTACTTTTTCTGGGCATGAAACATTTCCATTTAGATATGGTTGGCTAAAAAAGGGTTATGATGCTGTATTAAAGAATCCAAAGGTTTTCTCTAGTCCTGATGCTATTGTTGAATTAGGCGTTGGGAAAAATATGGTAAATTCTATTAAATATTGGGGACTAGCCACACAAATTTTTGAAAAAAAGGGCAACGAGATCCTCAGAACTGAGTTTGGAGAATTTGTATTTGATGATAAAAAAGGCATAGATCCATATTTAGAAGATAAATCAACATTATGGTTATTACATTGGAAATTAGCTTCTACTGTAGATCCAGCAACCACATGGTATTTAGCTTTTAATGAATTGAATAAGTCATTATTTACGAAAGATGAATTAATTAATGATCTAAAACTCTTAATTCAAAAACATTCTTATAAAATGCCTTCAGATAATACATTAAAAAGGGACATTGATGTGTTTCTTAGAACCTATGTTTTAAAGTTAGACAAAGAATTAATTGAAGAAAGTTTTGAATGTCCTTTGACTGAGTTAAATCTTATAATTGAAGATAATGGAATCTATAGATTTAATTTGGCAGCTTCTGAAAATATACCATCTTCTGTTTTACTTTTTGCAATTTTAGAGTTTTGGGATAATAATTTTCCCAAAAAAAAGAATTTAGCTTTAGACGAGTTTATATATAAAAATGGAAGTCCTTTCAAAGTTTTTAAAATGACATATGAAACTTTTTTATCTAAAATTTTTGAAATAGAAAAAATTACAAATGGTGTAATTAGCTATGATGAAACAGCAGGGTTGAAACAGATATATAAAAAACAGCAAATAGACAAGTATGATGTATTAAAACAAAATTTAGCTATTAAGGGTTAAAATGAAGATTCAAAACTTTGAAATTAAACTTAACAAAGAATTTTTCAAATCAATAAATTTAAGTCGTGATTTTTATCAAAATTTTTCTTTAAAAAATTATGTATTAACGCCTTTAGTTCAACAAATTTTAGAAGACATATTAGATGCCATAAATATTCCAAAAAGTAATAGGGCTTGGAATGTTGTAGGACCTTACGGTAGTGGTAAATCTGCTTTTATGTTATTTTTATCAAATTTATTAAGTAAAATTAATAATTATGCACACGAAGATGCTGAAAACTTATTAAATACGAATGCTCCAGAATTGTATGAGAAATATAAGTCTATTGGAAGTACATATGCAAATTTCCTTCCCATCTTAGTAACAGGCTCAAGAATATCTCTTGAGAAAGCATTGCAAATAGGTATAAGAGAATCTTTAGAAAAATTGAACTTATATGATTTACTTAAACGCCATCAAGATATTCTACACAAAGAAGAAATTGATTCTAATGAAATAAAAGAAGTTTTATTTTCAATTCATAGAGATATACAAAAGTTTGGGTATGATGGAATATTATTAACTATTGATGAATTTGGAAAAATTTTAGAATATGTGGCTTTAAATATTGAAGAACATGATATATTTTTATTGCAAGATTTGGCTGAGTATGCTAGTAGAAGTGAAGATAATCCATTTTTATTATTTACTGTATTACATCAAGCTTTTGATCAATATGTAAAATTTATTGGTAAAACTCATCAGGAAGAATGGGAAAAAATATATGGAAGATTTGTTGAAATTACGTTTAAAGGAAATCCTGACCAAATTTTGTTTTTAATTGCGAAATCTATAAACTCAAATATTGATATTCC
This genomic window from Persephonella sp. IF05-L8 contains:
- a CDS encoding DUF4007 family protein, encoding MATFSGHETFPFRYGWLKKGYDAVLKNPKVFSSPDAIVELGVGKNMVNSIKYWGLATQIFEKKGNEILRTEFGEFVFDDKKGIDPYLEDKSTLWLLHWKLASTVDPATTWYLAFNELNKSLFTKDELINDLKLLIQKHSYKMPSDNTLKRDIDVFLRTYVLKLDKELIEESFECPLTELNLIIEDNGIYRFNLAASENIPSSVLLFAILEFWDNNFPKKKNLALDEFIYKNGSPFKVFKMTYETFLSKIFEIEKITNGVISYDETAGLKQIYKKQQIDKYDVLKQNLAIKG